In the genome of Drosophila pseudoobscura strain MV-25-SWS-2005 chromosome 3, UCI_Dpse_MV25, whole genome shotgun sequence, one region contains:
- the Cyp6w1 gene encoding probable cytochrome P450 6w1: MSTELLFLIATVAIVFYVWHKRRHSFWKRHGVKEIGPLPILGDTVGFLTGRLPFFDQIRKFHEAPGLENEPIIGVYLAYRPALVIRDLDLVKTVMIKKFSYFTNRKLQTDPHDDALGYNNLFFVRSPEWKELRNKISPVFTTGKIKQMYPLMVKIGKNLEANVGREPKDSIVTIKSLCARFTTDLIATIAFGLDANALQDPKSEFFRHNQAIFAPSVSRAIDFAIIFMLPALTTLAKVKVFSKSTSQFIRSSINYVMAERERSGLRRNDLVDVLLALKREAAASPDKNNKAKNMDYLVAQAAVFQTAGYETSSSTMTLALYEVAKNEEIQNRLRQEIEEYFGDDDHISYERIQEMPYLSKVVNETLRLYPIVGYAERECAQPSQGERFTLAPHHDMELPDGTPVYVSAVAIQRDPKYWPEPEKFDPERFDASNRDKLNMDAYMPFGVGPRNCIGMRLGLLQSKLGLVHLLRNHRVLRCDKTVKTIEFAPFCGVLASKDEIYLRVERVSS, translated from the exons ATGTCCACTGAGCTACTTTTTCTGATCGCCACTGTGGCGATCGTGTTTTACGTGTGGCACAAGCGGCGCCACAGCTTTTGGAAGCGCCATGGGGTGAAGGAAATAGGGCCACTGCCCATATTGGGTGATACGGTGGGGTTCCTTACCGGACGGTTGCCGTTCTTCGACCAGATCAGGAAGTTCCACGAGGCTCCCGGTCTGGAGAACGAGCCGATCATCGGTGTGTACTTGGCCTATCGGCCAGCCCTGGTCATACGCGATCTGGACCTGGTTAAGACGGTGATGATCAAGAAATTCAGCTACTTCACCAATCGAAAGCTGCAAACGGATCCGCATGACGATGCCCTGGGCTACAACAATCTGTTCTTCGTGCGCAGCCCGGAGTGGAAGGAGCTGCGCAACAAGATCTCCCCTGTTTTCACCACTGGCAAGATCAAGCAGATGTATCCATTGATGGTGAAG ATCGGCAAAAATCTAGAGGCGAATGTTGGCCGTGAACCGAAGGACTCGATAGTTACGATCAAGAGTCTGTGTGCCCGCTTCACCACAGATCTGATTGCGACGATAGCCTTCGGCCTGGATGCTAATGCCCTGCAGGATCCCAAGAGCGAATTTTTCCGCCACAACCAGGCCATCTTCGCCCCGTCCGTGAGTCGGGCCATTGACTTTGCGATCATATTCATGCTGCCGGCTCTGACCACTCTGGCCAAGGTAAAGGTCTTCTCGAAGAGCACCTCCCAGTTTATCCGGAGCAGCATCAACTATGTTATGGCGGAAAGAGAAAGGTCCGGACTGCGTCGCAACGATCTCGTTGATGTCCTGCTGGCCCTAAAACGGGAGGCTGCCGCCAGTCCGGACAAGAACAATAAGGCCAAGAACATGGACTATTTGGTGGCCCAGGCGGCTGTCTTCCAGACGGCCGGCTACGAGACCAGCTCCTCCACCATGACGCTGGCCCTCTACGAGGTGGCCAAAAACGAAGAGATTCAGAATCGTTTGCGGCAGGAGATCGAGGAATACTTCGGCGACGACGATCACATCAGCTACGAACGCATCCAGGAGATGCCCTACCTTTCCAAGGTGGTCAACGAGACCCTGCGCCTGTACCCCATCGTGGGATATGCCGAGCGCGAATGCGCCCAGCCCTCACAGGGCGAACGCTTCACTCTGGCTCCACACCACGACATGGAGCTGCCCGATGGAACACCCGTCTATGTGTCGGCCGTGGCCATACAACGCGACCCCAAGTACTGGCCCGAACCGGAGAAATTCGATCCGGAACGCTTCGATGCCTCCAACAGGGACAAACTGAACATGGATGCCTACATGCCCTTCGGTGTGGGACCCCGTAACTGTATTGGTATGCGCCTGGGTCTCCTGCAATCGAAACTCGGTCTCGTCCATCTACTGCGCAATCATCGCGTCCTGCGGTGCGATAAGACCGTGAAGACGATCGAATTTGCTCCCTTTTGTGGTGTTCTTGCCTCCAAGGATGAGATCTATCTGAGAGTGGAGAGGGTTTCTTCGTAG
- the LOC6899046 gene encoding C-type lectin 37Da-like: MRSLSLICLLFGLAWAQTTPSPDGNSTSDIQFSPFVVTDGKYALGTFAKVNWYQAQATCASYGYTLVSITTESDQRALRNFLYTRGSSQLQLLNEPVWTSGTDLANSDNWIWFSNGRTFTYRNFQPGFDYYPSGYRHCLGLYAITSTWVNEDCSEQRYFVCEKRCLFDDVN, from the coding sequence ATGCGTTCCCTGTCTCTCATCTGTCTGCTCTtcggcctggcctgggcccAAACGACGCCATCACCCGATGGAAATTCAACCTCTGACATCCAATTCTCTCCGTTCGTTGTTACCGATGGGAAGTACGCCCTGGGCACCTTTGCCAAGGTGAACTGGTACCAGGCCCAGGCCACCTGTGCCTCCTACGGCTACACTCTGGTTAGCATCACCACGGAGAGCGATCAGCGGGCTCTGCGCAATTTCCTGTACACACGCGGcagctcccagctccagctgctgaACGAACCCGTGTGGACCTCGGGCACGGATCTGGCCAATTCCGACAACTGGATCTGGTTCAGCAACGGACGCACCTTCACCTACCGCAACTTCCAGCCCGGTTTCGACTACTATCCCAGCGGGTACAGGCACTGCCTGGGCCTCTATGCCATCACCAGTACCTGGGTGAACGAGGATTGCAGCGAGCAGCGCTACTTTGTGTGCGAGAAACGTTGCCTGTTCGACGACGTCAATTAG
- the LOC4805570 gene encoding macrophage mannose receptor 1, giving the protein MLFILLIVCGVTVATNNTNLELIFGYDCNPLVQCNEHYSVATFAKVNWFEAHYICNSVGAVLATVNNPDQHLLMLQRVNRSNYVLGDKRFWLGATNLVEDDTSWSWLSSGLPMTYSLWAEKEPPSDENASDACLMLGLDTMWHAAPCNQKFNFICENICLLNDTTINNQIYV; this is encoded by the exons ATGCTTTTCATTTTGCTCATCGTCTGTGGTGTCACTGTAGCCACCAACAACACTAATTTGGAGTTGATATTCGGTTACGATTGTAATCCTTTGGTTCAATGCAATGAACACTATTCCGTAGCGACTTTTGCCAAG GTCAACTGGTTCGAGGCCCATTACATTTGCAACAGCGTCGGTGCCGTCCTAGCCACTGTGAACAATCCGGATCAGCATTTGCTGATGCTTCAGCGTGTCAATCGTAGTA ATTATGTCTTGGGCGATAAGCGCTTCTGGTTGGGCGCCACGAATCTGGTGGAAGACGACACCTCATGGAGCTGGCTGAGCAGTGGGCTACCCATGACGTACAGTCTCTGGGCAGAGAAGGAGCCGCCGTCGGATGAGAATGCTAGCGATGCTTGCCTTATGCTGGGCCTAGACAcaatgtggcatgcggcacCCTGCAATCAGAAGTTCAATTTCATATGCGAGAACATTTGTCTGTTGAACGACACTACCATCAACAATCAAATATATGTTTAG
- the LOC4805569 gene encoding C-type lectin 37Da-like, translating to MRSLSLICLLFGLVWAQRTPSPDGNSTSDIQFSPFVVTDGKYALGTFAKVNWYQAQATCASYGYTLVSITTESDQRALRNFLYTRGSSQLQLLNEPVWTSGTDLANSDNWIWFSNGRTFTYRNFQPGFDYYPSENRHCLGLYAITSTWVNEDCSEHRYFVCEKRCLFDDVN from the coding sequence ATGCGTTCCCTGTCTCTCATCTGTCTGCTCTTCGGCCTGGTCTGGGCCCAAAGGACGCCATCACCCGATGGAAATTCAACCTCTGACATCCAATTCTCTCCATTCGTTGTTACCGATGGGAAGTACGCCCTGGGCACCTTTGCCAAGGTGAACTGGTACCAGGCCCAGGCCACCTGTGCCTCCTACGGCTACACTCTGGTTAGCATCACCACGGAGAGCGATCAGCGGGCTCTGCGCAATTTCCTGTACACACGCGGcagctcccagctccagctgctgaACGAACCCGTGTGGACCTCGGGCACGGATCTGGCCAATTCCGACAACTGGATCTGGTTCAGCAACGGACGCACCTTCACCTACCGCAACTTCCAGCCCGGTTTCGACTACTATCCCAGCGAAAACAGGCACTGTCTGGGCCTCTATGCCATCACTAGTACCTGGGTGAACGAGGATTGCAGCGAGCATCGCTACTTTGTGTGCGAGAAACGATGCCTGTTCGACGACGTCAATTAG
- the Ptr gene encoding patched domain-containing protein 3: protein MACGISCVDKTLNKSFYHLGLKIAKHPGYFIIIPVLLTLLCMTGYQQLKYQIDPEYLFSPIAGEGKTERAVVEQYFKVNYTHRFNVGRITRPGRFGRVIVITKDGDENMIRREVFQELRTLDNLIQNATSTYDGDTYTYKDNCARWENECFENDILNLDALMDDLETGQLNLTFPFMFNPVTWDAHLFPVFFGGTKLTEDNYVISVPAIQLVYFVTADTKRQDAKGAEWEETFLRVVGHAEDSGLFKHISVSYFASRTLDHELEKNTKTVVPYFSSTFLLMGLFSIITCMMGDAVRSKPFLGLMGNISAIMATLAAFGLAMYCGIEFIGINLAAPFLMIGIGIDDTFVMLAAWRRTRAKMPVAERMGHMMSEAAVSITITSVTDFISFLIGIISPFRSVKIFCTYSVFAVCFTFMWHITFFAACMAISGYRERKNLHSIFGCRVQPMSVAIKEKRNFLYKAIMAGGIDPADPDNPIDNKDHMLMAFFKDKMSAVINNKWCKAIIILAFASYLVGACYGITQIKEGLERRKLSREDSYSVEFFDREDDYYREFPYRMQVIIAGPLNYSDPLVQEQVENLTSTLEHTSYVTSRRYTESWLRSFLSFLDRNTELLNATVDDEQSFIDAVKEHWLFPGNPFSLDVRFNDDETQIIASRFLIQAVNITDTNHEKEMVRDLRQICRDSPLNASIFHPYFVFFDQFELVRPVSLQAMVIGAIIMMIISFIFIPNILCSLWVAFSVISIELGVAGYMALWDVNLDSISMINLIMCIGFSVDFTAHICYTYMSSKKRSPKARVREALHSLGLPIIQGSSSTILGIVALLLAQSYIFLVFFKMVFLVIFFGAMHGLFLLPVLLSLFGPGSCLTWTGRDDGSEAEVDDSLDERKPEKPFSQSYYMQYPTMGINGPYGSKGFLGAPYKAYGVDEKDQGLGTSGEDSSESSSSRSQRRQQLANAAAEEEAAQDPRRRYEEGWRRSSYQNIYGGPNGSIIAGHVQAQFQAQPDLYGQQVSAAEWRQRLDAHEQQQQQRSRQRRSPYENYDLDMQRARRNSHGDIIDMQGTPNSSVDERLRRQYPHDRVLSGGSGDEGSYRQQSGRDSSPIAAQPPLGNSSSAKRYHRRRSSEDSTRHHQRWPANIEERRARRTQSPAQRQPETAPPSFAYRSSSHHNLYQPQKNGKATKQPPTYQYGDYYH from the exons ATGGCTTGCGGCATATCGTGTGTCGATAAGACACTCAACAAATCGTTCTACCATCTGGGCCTCAAAATAGCCAAACATCCTGGATATTTCATCATCATACCGGTCCTGTTGACTCTGCTCTGTATGACGGG CTATCAACAACTGAAGTATCAAATCGATCCCGAATACCTATTCTCGCCCATTGCGGGGGAGGGCAAGACTGAACGTGCTGTTGTTGAGCAATATTTCAAAGTGAATTATACGCATCGCTTCAATGTCGGACGCATTACGAGGCCCG GTCGCTTCGGACGGGTCATAGTGATAACGAAGGATGGCGATGAGAACATGATACGGCGTGAGGTCTTCCAGGAGCTGAGGACACTGGACAATCTCATACAGAATGCCACGAGCACCTACGATGGGGATACGTACACCTACAAGGATAATTGTGCGCGCTGGGAGAACGAGTGCTTCGAGAATGATATCCTCAACCTAGATGCTCTGATGGATGAT CTTGAGACGGGACAACTGAATCTGACGTTTCCGTTCATGTTTAATCCCGTCACCTGGGATGCCCATCTATTTCCCGTTTTCTTTGGCGGCACAAAGCTAACGGAAGACAACTATGTGATCAGTGTGCCGGCCATACAGCTGGTATACTTCGTGACCGCCGACACCAAGCGGCAGGATGCCAA AGGCGCCGAATGGGAGGAGACCTTCCTGCGGGTGGTGGGACATGCCGAGGACTCTGGACTGTTCAAGCACATCTCGGTGTCGTACTTCGCCTCACGCACCCTGGACCACGAGCTGGAGAAGAACACCAAGACAGTGGTGCCCTATTTCAGTTCCACTTTCCTTCTGATGGGTCTCTTCAGCATCATTACCTGCATGATGGGGGATGCCGTGCGATCCAAGCCCTTCCTGGGTCTGATGGGCAATATTTCGGCCATCATGGCGACACTGGCGGCCTTTGGCCTGGCCATGTACTGCGGCATCGAGTTCATTGGCATCAACCTGGCCGCCCCATTCCTGATGATTG GCATTGGCATCGATGACACATTTGTGATGTTGGCTGCCTGGCGGCGGACAAGGGCCAAGATGCCGGTGGCCGAACGCATGGGACACATGATGTCCGAGGCGGCGGTGTCGATCACCATCACCTCGGTCACTGACTTCATTTCGTTTCTGATTGGCATCATCAGTCCCTTCCGATCGGTGAAGATATTCTGCACCTACTCGGTGTTCGCCGTCTGCTTCACGTTCATGTGGCACATCACCTTCTTTGCCGCCTGCATGGCCATCTCGGGGTACAGGGAGCGCAAGAATTTGCATTCCATATTCGGCTGCCGGGTCCAGCCGATGTCGGTGGCCATTAAAG AGAAACGCAACTTCCTCTACAAGGCGATCATGGCGGGCGGCATCGATCCCGCGGATCCCGACAAtcccatcgacaacaaggatcACATGCTGATGGCCTTCTTCAAGGACAAAATGTCCGCTGTGATCAACAACAAATGGTGCAAGGCCATCATCATCCTGGCCTTTGCCAGCTATCTGGTGGGGGCCTGCTACGGCATTACCCAGATCAAGGAGGGCCTCGAGCGGCGCAAGCTGTCCCGTGAGGACTCGTACTCCGTGGAGTTCTTCGATCGGGAGGATGATTACTACCGCGAGTTTCCCTACCGAATGCAG GTGATCATTGCCGGGCCATTGAACTACTCGGATCCGTTGGTGCAGGAGCAGGTGGAGAATCTGACGAGCACATTGGAGCACACCTCGTATGTGACCTCCAGGCGCTACACCGAGTCCTGGCTGCGCTCCTTCCTTTCCTTCCTGGACCGCAACACCGAGCTGCTGAATGCCACCGTCGACGACGAACAATCCTTCATCGACGCGGTCAAAGAGCACTGGCTCTTCCCCGGCAATCCCTTCTCGCTGGACGTGCGCTTCAACGACGATGAGACCCAGATTATTGCCTCGCGATTCCTCATTCAGGCCGTCAACATTACAGATACCAATCACGAGAAGGAAATGGTGCGGGATCTGCGCCAGATCTGCAGAGATTCGCCACTGAATGCCTCCATCTTCCATCCCTACTTCGTGTTCTTCGATCAGTTCGAGCTGGTGCGTCCCGTCTCGCTGCAGGCCATGGTCATCGGAGCCATCATCATGATGATCATCTCGTTCATCTTCATACCGAACATCCTCTGCTCGCTGTGGGTGGCCTTCTCCGTGATCTCGATTGAGCTGGGCGTCGCCGGCTACATGGCCTTGTGGGACGTCAATCTCGACTCGATTTCGATGATCAACCTGATCATGTGCATCGGCTTTTCGGTGGACTTCACCGCCCACATCTGCTATACCTACATGTCCTCGAAGAAGCGCAGTCCGAAGGCCCGTGTCCGCGAGGCCCTTCACTCGCTGGGCCTGCCCATCATCCAGGGATCCAGCTCCACGATTCTCGGTATTGTGGCTTTACTACTAGCTCAAAGCTACATCTTCCTGGTCTTCTTTAAAATGGTCTTCCTGGTGATCTTCTTCGGGGCAATGCACGGCCTGTTCCTGCTGCCTGTGCTGCTCTCCCTCTTCGGACCCGGCTCCTGCCTGACCTGGACGGGTCGGGACGATGGCAGCGAGGCTGAGGTCGACGACAGCCTGGACGAGAGGAAGCCGGAGAAGCCCTTCTCCCAGTCGTACTATATGCAGTACCCCACCATGGGCATCAATGGACCCTATGGCTCCAAGGGCTTCCTCGGAGCTCCCTACAAGGCCTATGGCGTGGACGAGAAGGACCAGGGCCTGGGCACCTCTGGCGAGGACTCGTCGGAGAGCAGCTCCAGTCGATCGCAGCGCCGCCAACAGCTGGCCAATGCCGCAGCCGAGGAGGAGGCCGCACAGGATCCCCGCCGCCGTTACGAAGAGGGCTGGCGTCGCTCCTCCTACCAGAATATCTACGGCGGCCCGAATGGCAGCATCATCGCTGGCCATGTCCAAGCTCAGTTCCAGGCCCAGCCCGATCTCTACGGCCAGCAGGTGTCGGCAGCCGAGTGGCGGCAGCGCCTGGACGCccacgaacagcagcagcagcagcgcagccgGCAGCGACGCAGTCCATACGAGAACTACGACCTGGACATGCAGCGGGCGCGTCGCAACTCCCACGGGGACATCATCGACATGCAGGGCACCCCCAACTCCTCCGTGGATGAGCGCCTGCGGCGCCAGTATCCCCATGATCGAGTGCTGAGCGGAGGCAGTGGCGATGAGGGCAGCTATCGCCAGCAGTCAGGGCGGGACTCATCCCCGATTGCGGCTCAGCCGCCACTGGGGAACTCGTCCTCGGCCAAAAGGTACCACCGCCGACGCTCCTCTGAGGACTCGACGCGCCACCACCAGCGCTGGCCGGCGAATATCGAGGAGCGTCGGGCGCGACGCACCCAATCCCCAGCCCAGCGACAACCAGAGACTGCCCCGCCCAGCTTCGCCTACCGCTCGTCTTCCCATCACAATCTCTACCAGCCACAGAAGAACGGCAAGGCCACGAAACAGCCTCCCACATACCAATATGGGGATTATTATCACTAA